One stretch of Glycine soja cultivar W05 chromosome 7, ASM419377v2, whole genome shotgun sequence DNA includes these proteins:
- the LOC114418167 gene encoding protein WHAT'S THIS FACTOR 1 homolog, chloroplastic, producing MLRHGVPFRHSKNASFSIRQKSSGGRRPKKKTYHRVPELDRVMELRKKPSMILHLSSLIQSQPQTLFLRDLEKHVGFVRKWAFMGLMEKHPSLFRVAGTPPSVSLTARALRLAQEETHARAQMEPLLVTNLRKLLMLCVDCRVPLETVELLGPELGLPSDFKDCLVPKYPQFFAVRRFRGRDSLALEDWDSTLALTARESRLAQEGVVNLKADGNRRKVKISRDGNYLGPFAFKMNFPAGFRPNVGYLEQLERWQKLEFPSPYLNARRFDAADPKARKRAVAVIHELLSLTMEKRMTSLQLDAFHAECLLPSNLLLCLIKHQGIFYLTNKGVRSTVFLKDAYLGSNLIDKCPLLQFYDKFMALCGRGNIDLCDNNSLTMVV from the exons ATGCTTCGCCACGGCGTTCCGTTCCGCCACTCTAAAAACGCTAGTTTCTCCATAAGGCAGAAATCGAGCGGCGGAAGAAGGCCGAAGAAGAAAACGTACCACAGAGTGCCCGAACTTGACAGAGTAATGGAGCTCCGCAAGAAGCCATCCATGATTCTCCACCTCAGCTCCCTCATCCAATCCCAACCCCAAACCCTCTTCCTCCGCGACCTCGAGAAGCACGTGGGCTTCGTCCGCAAATGGGCCTTCATGGGCCTCATGGAGAAGCATCCCTCCCTCTTCCGCGTCGCCGGCACGCCCCCTTCCGTCTCCCTCACGGCCCGGGCCCTCCGCCTGGCCCAAGAGGAGACCCATGCCCGAGCCCAAATGGAGCCCCTCTTGGTTACTAACCTGCGGAAGCTGCTCATGCTCTGCGTCGATTGCAGGGTGCCGCTCGAAACGGTGGAGCTTCTTGGGCCTGAGTTGGGTCTGCCCTCCGATTTTAAGGATTGTTTGGTTCCCAAGTACCCGCAGTTTTTCGCGGTTAGGCGGTTCCGTGGAAGGGATTCGCTTGCCTTGGAGGATTGGGATTCCACTTTGGCGCTCACTGCTAGAGAGTCTAG GTTGGCACAGGAAGGAGTTGTGAACCTGAAGGCAGATGGAAATAGGAGGAAGGTGAAGATTTCAAGAGATGGGAACTATCTTGGTCCATTTGCATTCAAAATGAATTTTCCTGCGGGTTTTCGGCCAAATGTTGGTTACCTTGAGCAGCTTGAGAGGTGGCAGAAGTTGGAGTTTCCTTCTCCTTATTTGAATGCGAGGAGGTTCGATGCTGCTGATCCGAAAGCTCGAAAACGGGCTGTGGCAGTGATTCATGAGCTTCTCAGCTTGACCATGGAGAAGAGGATGACATCTTTACAGCTGGATGCATTTCATGCAGAGTGTCTTTTGCCATCTAATTTACTTCTTTGCTTGATAAAGCACCAAGGTATATTTTACCTCACCAATAAAGGTGTAAGGAGTACTGTCTTCCTCAAAGATGCTTATCTTGGTTCCAACTTGATAGATAAGTGTCCTTTGTTgcaattttatgataaatttatggCACTCTGTGGTAGAGGAAATATTGATCTGTGTGAcaacaattctttaacaatGGTTGTTTAG